The following are from one region of the Ochotona princeps isolate mOchPri1 chromosome 15, mOchPri1.hap1, whole genome shotgun sequence genome:
- the MAP3K12 gene encoding mitogen-activated protein kinase kinase kinase 12: protein MACLHDTRTPSPSFGGFVSTLSEASMRKLDPDTSDCTPEKDLTPTQCVLRDVVPLTGQGGGSGPSPSPGGEAPPEPFANSVLQLHEQEAGGPGGATGSPESRASRVRADEVRLQCQSGSGFLEGLFGCLRPVWTMIGKAYSTEHKQQQEDLWEVPFEEILDLQWVGSGAQGAVFLGRFHGEEVAVKKVRDLKETDIKHLRKLKHPNIITFKGVCTQAPCYCILMEFCAQGQLYEVLRAGRPVTPSLLVDWSMGIAGGMNYLHLHKIIHRDLKSPNMLITYDDVVKISDFGTSKELSDKSTKMSFAGTVAWMAPEVIRNEPVSEKVDIWSFGVVLWELLTGEIPYKDVDSSAIIWGVGSNSLHLPVPSSCPDGFKILLRQCWNSKPRNRPSFRQILLHLDIASADVLSTPQETYFKSQAEWREEVKLHFEKIKSEGTCLHRLEEELVMRRREELRHALDIREHYERKLERANNLYMELNALMLQLELKERELLRREQALERRCPGLLKSHPSRGLLHGNTMEKLIKKRNVPQKLSPHSKRPDILKTESLLPKLDAALSGVGLPGCPKGPPSPGRNRRGKTRHRKASAKGSCGDLPGLRAAVPPHDPGGLGGPGALGGGPSAWEACPPALRGLHHDLLLRKMSSSSPDLLSAALGTRGRVTPGAAGDPGSPPPMRGDTPPSEGSAPGSTSPDSPGGAKGEPPPPGGPGEGVGLLGPGREGTAGRGGSRAGSQHLTPAALLYRAAVTRSQKRGISSEEEEGEVDSEVELTSSQRWPQGLNMRQSLSTFSSENPSDGEEGTASEPSPGGTPEVGSTNTDERPDERSDDMCSQGSEIPLDPPASEVAADPEPSSLPVPHQDLLRGEQGPPNSEDSDCDSTELDNSNSIDALRPPASLPP, encoded by the exons ATGGCCTGCCTCCATGACACTCGCACGCCCTCCCCTTCCTTTGGGGGCTTTGTATCCACCCTCAGCGAGGCATCCATGCGCAAGCTGGACCCGGACACTTCAGACTGCACCCCTGAGAAGGACCTGACACCTACGCAGTGTGTGCTTCGAGATGTCGTGCCCCTCACTGGGCAGGGTGGTGGTAGCGGGCCCAGCCCTTCCCCCGGGGGAGAGGCACCTCCGGAGCCTTTTGCCAACAGCGTGCTGCAGCTCCATGAGCAGGAGGCGGGCGGGCCCGGGGGCGCTACCGGGTCTCCTGAGAGCAGGGCTTCCAGGGTGCGAGCGGACGAGGTGCGGCTCCAGTGCCAGAGTGGCAGCGGCTTCCTCGAAGGCCTCTTTGGCTGCCTGCGCCCCGTCTGGACCATGATAGGCAAAGCCTACTCCACAGagcacaagcagcagcaggaag ACCTTTGGGAAGTGCCCTTTGAGGAAATCCTGGACCTGCAGTGGGTGGGCTCGGGGGCCCAGGGCGCCGTCTTCCTGGGGCGCTTCCATGGGGAGGAGGTGGCTGTGAAGAAGGTGCGAGACCTCAAGGAGACAGACATCAAGCACCTGCGGAAGCTGAAGCACCCCAACATCATCACTTTCAA GGGCGTGTGCACCCAGGCCCCCTGCTACTGCATCCTCATGGAGTTCTGCGCCCAGGGGCAGCTGTACGAGGTGCTGCGGGCTGGCCGCCCTGTCACCCCCTCCCTGCTGGTGGACTGGTCCATGGGCATCGCGGGTGGTATGAACTACCTACACCTGCACAAGATCATCCACAGAGACCTCAAGTCCCCCAA CATGCTAATCACCTACGATGACGTGGTCAAGATCTCAGATTTCGGCACTTCCAAGGAGCTGAGTGACAAGAGCACcaagatgtcctttgcaggcacCGTGGCCTGGATGGCCCCTGAGGTGATCCGCAATGAGCCTGTGTCTGAGAAGGTGGACATCTG GTCCTTCGGTGTGGTGCTGTGGGAACTGCTGACTGGCGAGATTCCCTACAAAGATGTGGACTCCTCTGCCATCATCTGGGGGGTGGGAAGCAACAGTCTCCATCTGCCTGTGCCCTCCAGCTGCCCGGACGGCTTCAAGATCCTGCTTCGCCAGTGCTG GAACAGCAAGCCCCGAAACCGCCCGTCATTCCGACAGATCCTGCTCCACCTGGACATTGCCTCAGCGGATGTGCTCTCCACACCCCAGGAGACCTACTTTAAGTCCCAG GCAGAGTGGCGGGAAGAAGTAAAGCTGCACTTTGAGAAGATCAAGTCGGAAGGGACATGCCTGCACCGcctggaggaggagctggtgATGCGGCGGCGAGAAGAGCTCAG ACACGCGCTGGACATTCGGGAGCACTACGAACGGAAGCTGGAACGAGCCAACAACTTGTACATGGAACTCAACGCCCTCATGttgcagctggaactcaaggaGCGGGAGCTGCTCAG GCGGGAACAAGCTCTGGAGCGGAGGTGTCCAGGCCTGCTCAAGTCACACCCTTCCCGAGGACTCCTGCATGGCAATACTATGGAGAAGCTCATCAAGAAGAGGAATGTGCCACAGAAGCTGTCGCCCCACAGCAAAAG GCCAGATATCCTCAAGACTGAGTCCTTACTACCTAAACTAGATGCTGCCCTAAGTGGGGTGGGGCTTCCTGGATGTCCTAAGGGACCCCCATCACCAGGACGGAATCGCCGTGGCAAGACCCGTCACCGGAAGGCCAGCGCCAAGGGCAGCTGTGGGGACCTGCCTGGGCTTCGAGCAGCTGTGCCACCTCATGACCCAGGAGGACTAGGAGGCCCAGGGGCCCTGGGAGGGGGCCCTTCAGCTTGGGaggcctgtccccctgccctccgTGGGCTCCACCATGACCTTCTGCTCCGCAAGATGTCTTCATCATCCCCAGACCTGCTGTCGGCAGCATTAGGAACCCGGGGCCGGGTCACCCCGGGAGCAGCCGGGGATCCTGGATCGCCACCTCCAATGCGGGGTGACACCCCCCCAAGTGaaggctcagctcctggctccaccagCCCAGATTCCCCTGGGGGAGCTAAAGGGGAGCCGCCTCCACCAGGAGGGCCTGGTGAAGGTGTGGGGCTGCTaggacctggaagggaagggaCTGCAGGCCGGGGAGGAAGCCGGGCTGGGTCCCAGCACTTGACTCCAGCTGCACTGCTGTACAGGGCTGCTGTCACACGAAGTCAG AAACGTGGCATCTcatcagaggaggaggaaggagaggtagACAGTGAAGTAGAGCTGACATCAAGCCAGAG GTGGCCGCAGGGCTTGAACATGCGCCAGTCACTCTCTACCTTCAGCTCTGAGAATCCATCAGACGGGGAGGAAGGTACAGCTAGCGAGCCTTCCCCTGGTGGCACACCTGAAGTTGGCAGTACCAATACAGATGAGCGGCCAGATGAACGATCTGATGACATGTGCTCCCAGGGCTCAGAAATCCCATTGGACCCACCAGCTTCTGAGGTGGCCGCGGATCctgaacccagctccctgcctgtcccacACCAGGACCTACTCAGAGGTGAGCAG GGCCCTCCCAATTCTGAGGACTCAGACTGTGACAGCACTGAATTGGACAACTCCAACAGCATTGATGCCTTGCggcccccagcctccctccctccatga